A section of the Telopea speciosissima isolate NSW1024214 ecotype Mountain lineage chromosome 3, Tspe_v1, whole genome shotgun sequence genome encodes:
- the LOC122655619 gene encoding 1-aminocyclopropane-1-carboxylate oxidase homolog 1-like isoform X1 yields MSISATNGDQQYDRATAVRQFDESKIGVKGLVDSGATTIPPFFIHPPENLPNSNSSTAPSASDLIPFVDLTGVDSDRRSLIVEQIRDASREFGFFQVINHGVPSDVINRTINSMKAFNEQPTEVKSQYYSRERRGVTFSTNFDLYQSKAASWRDTVQMRLSPTRPDLELIPEIFRSEALEWDEHVRRVGEVLMEILSEGLGVKSEKLKELSCSEARVMVSHYYPYCPQPDLTLGITPHTDPGVLTMLLQNQIGGLQVKHGDEWLDVKPMPDAIVINIGDILQILSNDEYKSVEHRVLANPHREPRISIAIFLNPSKRENMYGPLPELTSREKPALFQQFRLEEFMKKFFTKELDSKSMINFFKL; encoded by the exons ATGTCGATCAGTGCTACCAACGGTGACCAACAGTATGATCGTGCGACAGCAGTGAGGCAATTCGATGAGTCCAAGATCGGAGTTAAAGGTCTTGTGGACTCCGGCGCCACCACCATCCCGCCTTTCTTTATCCACCCACCTGAAAACCTCCCCAATTCTAACTCCTCCACCGCCCCTTCCGCTTCCGATCTAATCCCCTTCGTCGATCTTACCGGCGTTGATTCCGACCGTCGATCTCTCATCGTGGAACAAATCCGTGATGCCTCAAGAGAGTTCGGTTTCTTCCAGGTCATCAACCACGGCGTCCCGTCCGACGTTATCAACCGCACGATCAACTCCATGAAAGCTTTCAACGAGCAGCCAACGGAGGTGAAGTCTCAGTACTACAGTCGGGAACGTAGAGGCGTGACCTTCTCCACCAATTTCGATCTCTACCAATCCAAAGCCGCCAGTTGGAGAGATACGGTTCAGATGAGGTTGAGCCCCACCCGACCCGACTTGGAGCTTATTCCGGAAATATTCCGAAGTGAGGCGTTGGAGTGGGACGAACACGTAAGACGAGTGGGAGAGGTTCTGATGGAGATCCTGTCGGAAGGTTTGGGTGTGAAGTCCGAGAAATTGAAGGAACTATCGTGTTCGGAAGCGAGGGTGATGGTGTCCCACTACTACCCTTACTGCCCTCAACCTGATCTAACCCTGGGGATTACGCCTCACACTGATCCTGGAGTGTTGACAATGCTGTTGCAGAATCAAATCGGAGGGTTGCAGGTGAAGCATGGTGATGAGTGGTTGGATGTGAAACCCATGCCTGATGCTATTGTCATCAACATTGGCGACATTCTCCAG ATATTATCGAACGATGAATACAAAAGCGTAGAACATAGAGTGTTAGCGAATCCTCACAGGGAGCCACGAATCTCGATCGCTATTTTCTTAAATCCAAGCAAGAGGGAAAACATGTATGGACCTCTGCCAGAGTTAACATCACGGGAGAAACCAGCACTTTTCCAGCAATTTAGACTGGAAGAATTTATGAAGAAGTTCTTCACCAAGGAGCTGGATAGCAAGTCAATGataaatttcttcaaattgtGA
- the LOC122655619 gene encoding 1-aminocyclopropane-1-carboxylate oxidase homolog 1-like isoform X2, with protein MSISATNGDQQYDRATAVRQFDESKIGVKGLVDSGATTIPPFFIHPPENLPNSNSSTAPSASDLIPFVDLTGVDSDRRSLIVEQIRDASREFGFFQVINHGVPSDVINRTINSMKAFNEQPTEVKSQYYSRERRGVTFSTNFDLYQSKAASWRDTVQMRLSPTRPDLELIPEIFRSEALEWDEHVRRVGEVLMEILSEGLGVKSEKLKELSCSEARVMVSHYYPYCPQPDLTLGITPHTDPGVLTMLLQNQIGGLQVKHGDEWLDVKPMPDAIVINIGDILQVLSNDEYKSVEHRVLANPHREPRISIAIFLNPSKRENMYGPLPELTSREKPALFQQFRLEEFMKKFFTKELDSKSMINFFKL; from the exons ATGTCGATCAGTGCTACCAACGGTGACCAACAGTATGATCGTGCGACAGCAGTGAGGCAATTCGATGAGTCCAAGATCGGAGTTAAAGGTCTTGTGGACTCCGGCGCCACCACCATCCCGCCTTTCTTTATCCACCCACCTGAAAACCTCCCCAATTCTAACTCCTCCACCGCCCCTTCCGCTTCCGATCTAATCCCCTTCGTCGATCTTACCGGCGTTGATTCCGACCGTCGATCTCTCATCGTGGAACAAATCCGTGATGCCTCAAGAGAGTTCGGTTTCTTCCAGGTCATCAACCACGGCGTCCCGTCCGACGTTATCAACCGCACGATCAACTCCATGAAAGCTTTCAACGAGCAGCCAACGGAGGTGAAGTCTCAGTACTACAGTCGGGAACGTAGAGGCGTGACCTTCTCCACCAATTTCGATCTCTACCAATCCAAAGCCGCCAGTTGGAGAGATACGGTTCAGATGAGGTTGAGCCCCACCCGACCCGACTTGGAGCTTATTCCGGAAATATTCCGAAGTGAGGCGTTGGAGTGGGACGAACACGTAAGACGAGTGGGAGAGGTTCTGATGGAGATCCTGTCGGAAGGTTTGGGTGTGAAGTCCGAGAAATTGAAGGAACTATCGTGTTCGGAAGCGAGGGTGATGGTGTCCCACTACTACCCTTACTGCCCTCAACCTGATCTAACCCTGGGGATTACGCCTCACACTGATCCTGGAGTGTTGACAATGCTGTTGCAGAATCAAATCGGAGGGTTGCAGGTGAAGCATGGTGATGAGTGGTTGGATGTGAAACCCATGCCTGATGCTATTGTCATCAACATTGGCGACATTCTCCAGGTAT TATCGAACGATGAATACAAAAGCGTAGAACATAGAGTGTTAGCGAATCCTCACAGGGAGCCACGAATCTCGATCGCTATTTTCTTAAATCCAAGCAAGAGGGAAAACATGTATGGACCTCTGCCAGAGTTAACATCACGGGAGAAACCAGCACTTTTCCAGCAATTTAGACTGGAAGAATTTATGAAGAAGTTCTTCACCAAGGAGCTGGATAGCAAGTCAATGataaatttcttcaaattgtGA